In Meiothermus ruber DSM 1279, the following proteins share a genomic window:
- a CDS encoding RES family NAD+ phosphorylase, producing the protein MRAWRIASRSYAHTAFTGEGAAKSPGRWNRLGVPLGVRSQSVPKGIVPVVYLAEHLSTGILEVLVHVDDRAHLAAFVAIEVEIPDPHVEELSELPPDWRQLPEPYPESTQRLGSEWALSLRSLALRVPSAVVPSEFNLLLNPRHPAMPEVRVGQPQPLFLDPRLLR; encoded by the coding sequence GTGAGGGCCTGGCGCATCGCCTCGCGCAGCTACGCCCACACCGCCTTCACCGGGGAAGGGGCAGCCAAGAGCCCCGGACGCTGGAACCGCCTCGGGGTCCCCCTGGGTGTACGCTCGCAGAGCGTCCCGAAGGGGATCGTCCCGGTGGTGTACCTGGCCGAACACCTCTCCACCGGCATCCTGGAGGTGCTGGTTCACGTGGACGACCGGGCTCACCTGGCCGCGTTCGTGGCCATCGAGGTGGAGATCCCCGATCCCCACGTCGAGGAGCTGAGCGAACTGCCCCCCGACTGGCGGCAGTTGCCCGAGCCCTACCCCGAGTCCACCCAGAGGCTGGGCAGCGAGTGGGCCCTGAGCCTGCGCTCCCTGGCCCTGCGTGTCCCCTCGGCGGTGGTCCCCAGCGAGTTCAACCTGCTGCTCAACCCCCGCCACCCCGCGATGCCCGAGGTGAGGGTCGGCCAGCCCCAGCCGCTCTTCCTCGACCCACGCCTGCTGCGCTAG